In Campylobacter mucosalis, a single window of DNA contains:
- the dnaE gene encoding DNA polymerase III subunit alpha has product MSTFTHLHLHTEYSLLDGANKVKELAATLKEQGVKSVAITDHGNMFGAIDFYKTMKDKGIKPLIGIEAYVHNQDELGDKSTKQRFHLILIAKNQTGYKNLMYLSSMSYIEGFYYYPRINKKLLREHSEGLICTAACLQGEVSWHLNLSERNLKFGAKGYERAKEVALEYKEIFGDDFYLEIMRHGIGDQRRIDDDILRIAKETGIKIIATNDTHYTFKERADAHEVFMCIAMNKNLDDPNRLKHSVHEFYVKTSEQMKELFLDVPEVIENTQEIVDKCNLEIKLGDATPPNFKFTIEYARERGIELPEPNERYSFKNDAVFFEYECWRGLNERLKFVPTEQHELYKERLKREIEIINKMNFPGYMIIVWDFINEAKKRGVPVGPGRGSAAGSLVAYSLRITDLDPIPYSLLFERFLNPERVSMPDIDVDFCQTRRGEIIDYVIEKYGKFNVAGVITFGKLLAKGVIRDVARVCGMPYAEADAMAKLIPDELGITLKDAYEKEPKIKELIESNVNASRVWKFALDLENLNRNAGQHAAGVVISNEELWYKTPLFRQPNSEENHYVTQYSLKYLEDVDLIKFDFLGLKTLTVIDNAIKLIKQRFNKDIVWEQIDKNDQKVYKMIQSGDAIGIFQIESEGMRKLGTSLRPDCFEDIVAMLALYRPGPMESGMLDDFVKRKHGEAAITYAFNELEPILSPTYGVIVYQEQVMQIVQTIGGFSLGGADLVRRAMGKKDPELLQKQKDLFVDGAIKMGFDSQKSGDLFDLILKFAGYGFNKSHSAAYAYVTFQTAYLKAYYPAEFMAALLTSEENNTDKIVKYIDEAKRLKIELLPPDINRSYREFSVVNSNGVDKIIYGFGALKGVGEGAVESIVCERKNGEFLNLDDFASRVDSFKINRKVIESLIKSGALDSFGFTRLALMNNIENTIEACKNAGTLRKNASESLFGEDESMNEVRVNFIATSDEYGKKEILKFEQEIVGIYLSGHPLDEYKEQISKINYTLSSDFESLPQSAEIMIVGKIEDFATRITKSGKRMGTINVLDFHGSVEIAIFANELDEVEEIFKDSDKKDLPYAFLVNISKDDQFVRIKLNKILSIQEAVDADFKVKEIKQRNYGKFEKKQAEKQEKSLSEYAVLELVLSLEQLSREILAKIYTLSQAETNKENSKRLVIKIKKDTQTYIYDTSFIVNDDFIQKAMSLAS; this is encoded by the coding sequence ATGAGCACATTTACACATCTACATCTACATACAGAATACTCGCTACTTGACGGCGCAAACAAGGTAAAAGAACTAGCTGCCACGCTAAAAGAGCAGGGCGTAAAAAGCGTCGCCATAACAGATCACGGCAATATGTTTGGAGCGATAGACTTTTATAAAACGATGAAAGATAAAGGCATAAAACCACTCATAGGTATTGAAGCTTACGTACATAATCAAGATGAGCTTGGCGATAAAAGCACAAAACAACGCTTTCACTTAATCCTAATCGCAAAAAACCAAACTGGATACAAAAATTTAATGTATCTTAGCTCGATGAGCTATATCGAGGGTTTTTACTACTATCCGCGTATAAATAAAAAGCTACTTCGTGAGCATTCAGAGGGGCTTATATGCACGGCGGCTTGTTTACAGGGCGAGGTTAGTTGGCATCTGAATTTAAGCGAGAGAAATCTGAAATTTGGCGCAAAAGGATATGAGAGAGCAAAGGAGGTCGCGCTTGAGTATAAGGAAATTTTTGGCGATGACTTTTATCTTGAGATAATGCGTCACGGCATAGGCGATCAAAGGCGTATCGACGATGATATTTTGCGTATCGCAAAGGAGACTGGCATAAAGATCATTGCTACAAACGACACTCACTATACATTTAAAGAAAGAGCCGACGCACACGAGGTTTTTATGTGTATAGCGATGAACAAAAACCTAGATGACCCAAACCGCCTAAAACATAGCGTTCACGAATTTTATGTAAAGACTTCAGAGCAAATGAAAGAGCTATTTTTAGATGTTCCAGAGGTTATAGAAAATACTCAAGAAATAGTAGATAAATGTAATCTTGAGATAAAGCTAGGCGACGCGACACCGCCAAATTTTAAATTTACCATTGAATATGCTAGGGAGCGTGGCATAGAGCTACCTGAGCCAAATGAGCGTTATAGCTTTAAAAATGACGCTGTATTTTTTGAGTATGAGTGTTGGCGTGGTTTAAATGAGCGTTTAAAATTCGTCCCTACCGAGCAGCACGAACTTTATAAAGAGCGTCTTAAGCGTGAGATTGAGATTATAAATAAGATGAATTTCCCAGGCTATATGATAATCGTTTGGGATTTTATAAATGAAGCTAAGAAGCGTGGTGTGCCTGTTGGTCCAGGCAGGGGCTCGGCAGCTGGTTCGCTTGTGGCTTACTCGCTTCGTATCACAGACCTTGATCCGATACCTTATAGTTTGCTTTTTGAGAGATTTTTAAATCCAGAGCGTGTAAGTATGCCAGATATCGACGTGGATTTTTGTCAGACAAGGCGTGGCGAGATTATTGATTATGTGATTGAAAAATACGGCAAATTTAACGTTGCGGGTGTTATTACATTTGGTAAGTTACTCGCAAAAGGCGTTATACGCGATGTCGCTAGGGTTTGTGGTATGCCTTATGCTGAGGCTGACGCTATGGCAAAGCTAATACCTGACGAGCTTGGTATAACGCTAAAAGACGCCTATGAAAAAGAGCCAAAGATAAAGGAGCTTATAGAAAGTAACGTAAATGCTTCTAGGGTTTGGAAATTTGCACTTGACCTTGAAAACCTAAACCGCAATGCCGGTCAACACGCAGCTGGTGTTGTGATATCAAATGAAGAGCTGTGGTATAAAACACCGCTATTTCGTCAGCCAAATAGCGAGGAAAACCATTACGTAACGCAGTATAGCCTTAAATATCTTGAGGATGTTGACTTAATCAAATTTGACTTTTTGGGGCTAAAAACTCTGACCGTTATCGATAATGCGATTAAACTTATAAAACAGCGTTTTAACAAAGATATAGTGTGGGAGCAGATCGATAAAAACGATCAAAAAGTCTATAAGATGATACAAAGTGGCGATGCGATTGGCATTTTCCAAATAGAAAGCGAGGGTATGAGAAAGCTTGGCACTAGCCTAAGACCTGACTGCTTTGAAGATATCGTTGCGATGCTTGCTCTTTATCGTCCAGGTCCTATGGAGAGCGGTATGCTTGATGACTTTGTTAAGCGTAAGCATGGCGAGGCGGCGATTACTTACGCGTTTAATGAGCTTGAGCCGATTTTAAGCCCAACTTACGGCGTTATCGTATATCAAGAGCAGGTTATGCAAATCGTGCAGACCATAGGCGGTTTTAGCCTTGGTGGGGCTGATTTGGTGCGTCGTGCAATGGGTAAAAAAGATCCGGAGCTTCTTCAAAAACAAAAAGATTTGTTTGTAGACGGAGCCATTAAAATGGGCTTTGACAGCCAAAAATCAGGCGATTTATTTGACCTGATTTTAAAATTTGCGGGTTATGGATTTAATAAATCTCACTCAGCTGCTTATGCTTACGTGACGTTTCAAACGGCGTATTTAAAGGCTTATTATCCAGCTGAGTTTATGGCGGCACTTTTAACAAGCGAAGAGAATAACACTGATAAAATCGTAAAATATATAGATGAGGCAAAGCGTTTAAAAATAGAGCTTTTACCACCGGATATAAACCGCTCATATAGAGAATTTAGCGTTGTAAATTCTAACGGAGTGGATAAGATAATTTACGGCTTTGGCGCATTAAAAGGCGTTGGCGAAGGTGCCGTTGAGAGTATTGTTTGCGAGAGAAAGAATGGCGAGTTTTTAAATTTAGATGATTTTGCTTCCCGGGTTGATTCTTTTAAGATAAACAGAAAAGTTATTGAAAGTCTTATAAAATCAGGAGCTCTTGATAGCTTTGGGTTTACTAGACTGGCACTTATGAATAATATTGAAAATACTATCGAAGCGTGTAAAAATGCTGGAACTTTGCGTAAAAATGCTAGCGAGAGCCTGTTTGGCGAAGATGAGAGTATGAATGAAGTAAGGGTAAATTTTATCGCTACTAGTGATGAGTATGGCAAAAAAGAGATTTTAAAATTTGAGCAAGAGATAGTTGGCATCTATCTTTCAGGACACCCGCTTGATGAGTATAAAGAGCAAATTTCAAAGATAAATTACACACTAAGCTCGGATTTTGAGAGTTTGCCACAGAGTGCTGAGATAATGATTGTTGGCAAGATAGAGGATTTTGCTACTCGTATCACAAAAAGCGGTAAAAGAATGGGGACGATAAACGTGCTTGACTTTCACGGAAGTGTTGAGATAGCGATATTTGCAAATGAGCTTGATGAGGTTGAGGAGATTTTTAAAGATAGTGATAAAAAGGATCTGCCTTACGCATTTTTAGTAAATATTAGCAAAGATGATCAATTTGTAAGGATAAAGCTAAATAAAATTTTAAGCATACAAGAGGCAGTAGATGCTGACTTTAAGGTAAAAGAGATAAAACAGCGAAATTACGGCAAATTTGAGAAAAAACAGGCTGAAAAACAGGAAAAAAGCTTGAGTGAATACGCCGTTTTAGAGCTGGTTTTAAGCTTAGAGCAGTTAAGCAGAGAAATTTTGGCTAAAATTTATACGCTGAGTCAGGCAGAAACAAACAAAGAAAACTCAAAACGCCTCGTTATTAAGATAAAAAAGGACACCCAAACATACATTTACGATACGAGTTTTATCGTAAATGATGACTTTATCCAAAAAGCGATGAGCCTAGCTAGTTAG
- a CDS encoding glutamate--tRNA ligase family protein, with amino-acid sequence MRLNQETNKQGRYLWRPISRIAPTPSGYLHAGNAINFIITYLFTRSQNGFLHLRIDDYDLVRYKDEYVLNIFDVLEFLRLDYDAGARNLAEFRSKFSSAFRSEIYKQAVKNLKDTYFCSCSKHTPNAYKNGIYTGICRDKNLPFISGQTALKIKCELNLGDFVLFRKDGFVAYNFASVVDDELLGVNFIVRGADLFECSQAQKFLANKLNYKFQNCEILHHELLKKDGIKLSKSQKAPPINLKESPQIYYKMVAKMLGLNPKSSQNLNTLLEEFKEQKSQLLAKFC; translated from the coding sequence ATGAGGCTAAACCAAGAGACTAATAAACAAGGCCGCTATCTTTGGCGGCCAATCTCACGCATAGCACCGACTCCAAGCGGTTATCTACACGCTGGAAATGCTATAAATTTCATCATCACATATCTTTTTACACGCTCACAAAACGGCTTTTTGCACCTTAGGATTGATGATTATGATTTAGTGCGTTATAAAGATGAGTATGTTTTAAATATATTTGATGTTTTGGAGTTTTTAAGGCTTGATTATGACGCAGGGGCTAGGAATTTAGCGGAGTTTCGCTCAAAATTTAGCTCAGCCTTTAGAAGCGAAATTTACAAACAAGCGGTTAAAAATTTAAAAGATACATATTTTTGCAGTTGCTCTAAACACACGCCAAATGCTTATAAAAACGGCATTTACACTGGAATTTGTAGAGATAAAAATTTGCCATTTATCTCAGGTCAGACTGCTTTAAAGATAAAGTGTGAGCTAAATTTGGGCGATTTTGTGCTTTTTAGAAAGGACGGATTTGTGGCTTACAATTTTGCAAGTGTCGTTGATGACGAGCTTTTAGGCGTAAATTTCATAGTTCGTGGAGCTGATTTATTTGAGTGTTCACAGGCTCAAAAATTTTTAGCCAACAAGCTAAATTACAAATTTCAAAACTGCGAAATTTTACACCACGAGCTTTTAAAAAAAGATGGCATTAAACTAAGCAAAAGCCAAAAAGCACCACCGATAAATCTAAAAGAAAGCCCACAAATTTACTATAAAATGGTAGCTAAAATGCTTGGTTTAAACCCAAAATCAAGTCAAAATTTAAACACCTTGCTTGAAGAGTTTAAAGAGCAAAAAAGCCAGTTATTAGCTAAATTTTGTTAA
- a CDS encoding RNA recognition motif domain-containing protein, which translates to MNIYVGNLSYRMTESELRGAFEPFGEVVRAKIVKDRETNRSKGFGFVEMPDDDAAKRAIEELNNKEVSGRALRVNEAKPRD; encoded by the coding sequence GTGAATATTTATGTGGGGAATTTGTCATATCGTATGACAGAATCAGAACTTAGGGGGGCTTTTGAGCCATTTGGCGAGGTTGTACGTGCAAAGATAGTAAAAGACAGAGAGACAAACAGATCAAAAGGTTTTGGTTTTGTCGAGATGCCTGATGATGATGCAGCAAAAAGAGCTATTGAGGAGCTAAACAACAAAGAGGTTAGCGGACGTGCTCTAAGAGTTAATGAGGCTAAACCAAGAGACTAA
- a CDS encoding VOC family protein translates to MLDITGLDHLVLTVSDISRSVEFYTR, encoded by the coding sequence ATGCTTGATATTACTGGGCTTGATCATCTTGTGCTTACCGTTAGCGATATTAGTCGTTCGGTAGAGTTTTATACGAGATAA
- a CDS encoding DJ-1 family glyoxalase III, whose amino-acid sequence MKSVAILLADGFEEIEALATADILRRAGVAVSLVGVNQNFVRGTHDIIVKSDITLDEFGDKSFDMIVLPGGLPGASNLALNKNVIEIVRDFDSKGKFLAAICAAPMVLGEAGVLKDSFTCYPGFESNIKAGSAKYTSEKNVVKDKNIITAKGPALSLEFALFIVSELTSKQTSDSLKSDLLLELVNA is encoded by the coding sequence ATGAAAAGCGTTGCGATACTTTTAGCTGATGGATTTGAAGAGATTGAGGCACTGGCTACGGCTGATATTTTGCGTAGAGCTGGTGTGGCTGTTAGCCTTGTTGGAGTTAACCAAAATTTTGTCAGAGGCACTCACGATATCATCGTAAAAAGCGATATCACGCTAGATGAGTTTGGTGATAAGAGCTTTGATATGATTGTTTTGCCAGGTGGTTTGCCTGGTGCTTCAAATCTTGCTTTAAATAAAAATGTGATTGAGATTGTGCGTGATTTTGACTCAAAGGGGAAATTTCTAGCTGCCATTTGTGCCGCGCCAATGGTGCTTGGCGAAGCTGGTGTGCTAAAAGATAGCTTTACTTGCTATCCTGGTTTTGAGAGTAACATCAAAGCAGGTAGCGCAAAATACACAAGCGAAAAAAACGTGGTAAAAGATAAAAATATCATCACTGCAAAAGGACCTGCCCTATCGCTGGAATTTGCCTTGTTTATCGTAAGTGAGCTAACTAGCAAACAAACAAGCGACAGCCTAAAGAGCGACTTACTACTTGAGCTTGTAAATGCTTGA
- a CDS encoding SelT/SelW/SelH family (seleno)protein, with product MQVKITYCNSUNYRPVASRVEDELLKNFDDIKVEKVIGSGGNFIVEVDGDIIFSKKDLVGTNEARFPNANEITALIRAKVS from the coding sequence ATGCAAGTAAAAATCACTTACTGCAACTCTTGAAACTATCGTCCAGTAGCTTCTCGTGTAGAAGATGAACTTCTTAAAAATTTCGACGATATCAAGGTTGAAAAGGTTATAGGAAGCGGTGGAAATTTCATCGTTGAAGTTGATGGCGACATCATTTTTTCAAAAAAAGATTTGGTTGGCACAAATGAAGCCAGATTTCCAAATGCAAATGAGATAACTGCTCTTATTAGGGCCAAAGTCTCTTAA